One Ranitomeya imitator isolate aRanImi1 chromosome 1, aRanImi1.pri, whole genome shotgun sequence DNA window includes the following coding sequences:
- the LOC138668039 gene encoding uncharacterized protein, protein MSPGRPPPPRRPRTEEADEAESPGEEVVPEDEGRGGETHGEGSQLSSESGAQAIGPSSGSRGRRRHSRGGRRHVSQRAPDSDGEEVGLDIDLLIDLVRDREPLWNMGDRRHADLSVTRRLWEQICCELIPRWEDLDVQAQIQERERIVKRWWSIRDRFKKEFNKEMQARSGSGGRRSTYKYARALSFLRSTMVTRRTVGSTLEPAAQLNTSGAIPQEAATEGHFDSEEPSAPSHSAPSHSAPSHSAPFHSAPSHSTDPSFPSTSTGASWPVPLHVAAGENIAFPVPHPSAAATSSTPVASGRFRQRGQIHSYAPEFLHLNASFQNCLKVLSEQMAAGFNFINKSMLEMHTLLVTMRSEAKQSPNNTFFQSVLEQMETLSTSQQMQVMESCQSTLALIASRADSSSNHPPTCPPSSTVHHYSQYHPPDPYRQTDIAPSRPTRHHPHRAPSHQPHHQPRAPSHHPHYQHPSRATSHPYDDPDPYNFPSTSSSPPLPAHFQQTVSPSSQTSSTHITHSATQSSQNISYTPPPYQISNPNPTFLSTRSIAFSTPSPLTGEHSPPPSHSSLHTPTVEVSLSDSASDSISTPTYENI, encoded by the exons atgTCTCCGGGGaggcctcctcctcctcgccgtccacgcacagag gaagctgatgaggctgagtcccccggagaagaggtggtccccgaagatgagggaaggggtggagaaacccacggagagggctcacaattg agttctgaatctggtgcccaagcaataggtccttccagtggctcccggggtcgtcggcgacattcacgtggcggccgtcgtcat gtttcacagcgtgctccagattcggacggtgaggaggtcggccttgatattgacctcctcatcgatcttgtcagagacagggagccgttgtggaatatgggtgaccgccgccatgctgatctctcagtgacccgtcgactctgggagcaaatctgctgtgaactgattccgaggtgggaggacctagatgttcaggcccagattcaagaac gtgagcggattgtgaaaaggtggtggtcgatcagggatcgctttaagaaggagttcaataaagagatgcaggcccggagtggatctggaggacgcaggagcacgtacaaatacgcaagggccctgtcgttcctcaggtcaacgatggtcacccgaag aaccgttgggagcactctggagcctgcagcacaattgaacacttctggggcgatccctcaagaggccgccaccgagggacactttgacagtgaggaaccctctgcaccttcccactctgcaccttcccactctgcaccttcccactctgcacctttccactctgcaccttcccactctaccgatccctctttcccatccacgagcactggagcatcctggccggttccattgcatgtagctgctggtgagaacatagcgtttcctgtaccccacccttctgctgcagccacctctagtacacctgtagcatcggggcggtttcgccagaggggtcagatacatagttatgctcccgagttcttgcacctgaacgcatcgttccagaactgtctgaaagttttgtccgagcaaatggctgcaggattcaatttcataaataaaagtatgctcgagatgcatacacttctggtaacgatgcgttcagaggcaaaacagtccccgaacaacactttttttcagtcggtgcttgagcaaatggagacgctatctacttctcagcagatgcaagtaatggaatcctgccagtctactctagcgctaattgcctctagagcagatagttcttccaaccatcctccaacttgccccccttcctccactgtccaccactacagccagtaccatcctcctgacccgtatcgccaaacagacattgccccatcacgcccaactcgccatcatccacatcgtgccccgtcccaccagccacaccaccagccccgtgccccttcccaccatccacactatcagcatccctcccgtgccacttcacacccatatgatgatccagacccatacaacttcccatctacttcatcctcacctcctctccctgcccacttccaacagactgtatcaccctcttcccaaacatcttctacacacatcactcattctgccacccagTCCTCCCAAAACATTTCGTACACCCCTCCAccctaccaaatttctaaccccaatcccactttcttgtccacccgctcaatagctttctccactccttcacccctaaccggtgaacattctccaccaccatcacattcctctctccacactcccactgtcgaagtgtccctatcagacagtgcctccgatagtatctccaccccgacgtatgaaaacatttag
- the CCDC92 gene encoding coiled-coil domain-containing protein 92, which translates to MATSNLENQLQSAQKNLLFLQQEHANTLKGLHSEIRRLQQHCTDLTYELTLQTSDQTGDSFSRSDELRRKCEELEAQLKDKETENNELIKELEQKNAMIMVLENTIKEREKKYLEELKVKSHKLNMLSSELEQRASTIAYLTSQLHATKKKLLSTSGAPEAAPPGSPVMSTYKPSPPKEKLPETPRRRMKKSLSTPLNADFAEVYRLGADGRKIMLREPVDAMPDPTPFLLARQTVDTQIIKERPLVIPPIRSDSSSPAKEKKPKAHIGVAHRIPHATSVQSQHVPQPEVETLAVDQVNASKVVRKHSGTDRTI; encoded by the exons ATGGCCACTTCTAACCTCGAGAATCAACTGCAAAGTGCCCAAAAGAACCTGTTATTTCTGCAGCAGGAGCATGCCAATACACTGAAAGGATTACACTCTGAGATCCGCCGGCTACAGCAGCACTGCACAG ATCTAACGTATGAACTGACGCTTCAAACTTCCGATCAGACAG GGGATAGTTTTTCAAGAAGTGATGAGCTGAGGAGAAAATGTGAAGAACTGGAAGCTCAGCTTAAAGACAAAGAAACGGAAAACAATGAGCTAATAAAGGAGCTCGAGCAGAAAAATGCAATGATAATGGTGCTGGAAAATACAATAAAGGAAAGGGAGAAGAAATACTTAGAAGAACTGAAAGTTAAAAGCCATAAGCTCAACATGTTGTCCAGTGAGCTGGAGCAGAGAGCGAGCACTATTGCCTATCTCACATCACAGCTGCATGCAACAAAGAAGAAGCTGCTCAGTACAAGTGGAGCCCCGGAGGCTGCTCCTCCAGGGAGCCCAGTAATGTCCACTTACAAGCCATCTCCTCCCAAAGAAAAGCTACCGGAGACTCCGAGAAGAAGGATGAAGAAGAGCTTATCCACACCCCTTAATGCTGACTTTGCAGAGGTCTATAGGCTTGGGGCAGATGGTCGTAAAATAATGTTACGTGAACCAGTAGATGCCATGCCTGATCCCACCCCATTTTTACTGGCAAGACAAACGGTGGACACACAGATCATCAAAGAGCGCCCACTTGTTATCCCTCCGATACGCTCTGACTCTAGTAGTCCAGCTAAAGAGAAGAAGCCGAAGGCCCATATTGGGGTTGCCCATAGGATCCCACATGCAACCTCTGTCCAAAGTCAACATGTGCCCCAGCCCGAAGTGGAGACGCTGGCAGTGGACCAAGTCAATGCGAGCAAAGTTGTTAGGAAGCACTCAGGAACTGACAGaactatataa